A genome region from Marinobacter panjinensis includes the following:
- a CDS encoding LutC/YkgG family protein, translating to MSSRDAILQRLRHRSGGELTAPECDFSVLDRPEWTTAEKLDMFEQTIESVHGEVHRTTESGWIDRLAEILQSRGAQSLLIAKDHEIGQALQSATKGREDLPHLLIYDEPVESWQETLFSEVDAGITSTRGGIAETGSLILWPSVDEPRLMSLVPPIHIAVLKASELYTTFHQAMQSQGWATGMPTNALLISGPSKTADIEQTLAYGVHGPKELIVLVIE from the coding sequence GTGAGTTCCCGCGACGCTATCCTGCAACGCCTGCGCCACCGCTCCGGCGGCGAGCTGACCGCTCCGGAATGCGATTTTTCGGTGCTTGACCGGCCCGAGTGGACCACCGCTGAAAAACTGGACATGTTCGAGCAGACCATCGAATCCGTCCATGGCGAAGTACACCGCACGACCGAGTCCGGCTGGATTGACCGGCTGGCAGAAATCCTGCAATCCCGGGGCGCCCAGTCCCTGCTGATTGCGAAGGATCACGAGATCGGCCAAGCCTTGCAGAGCGCCACGAAAGGCCGTGAAGACCTGCCGCACCTGCTTATCTACGACGAGCCGGTGGAAAGCTGGCAGGAAACCCTGTTCAGCGAAGTGGACGCGGGCATTACCTCCACCCGTGGCGGCATTGCCGAAACCGGCTCGCTGATCCTGTGGCCTTCGGTGGATGAACCACGGCTGATGAGCCTGGTACCACCCATTCATATTGCGGTGCTGAAAGCCAGTGAGCTTTACACCACCTTCCATCAGGCCATGCAATCCCAGGGTTGGGCCACTGGCATGCCGACCAATGCGCTGTTAATCTCCGGGCCATCCAAAACCGCCGATATCGAGCAGACCCTTGCCTACGGTGTCCATGGTCCCAAGGAATTGATCGTACTGGTTATTGAATGA
- a CDS encoding LutB/LldF family L-lactate oxidation iron-sulfur protein, translating into MSETAQHSAHHIDVKEFHPRARAAIHNPQIRQNFRKAMDGLMTKRKSAFEGWDLETLRDLGANIRLRALANLPDLLEQLEQKLTENGITVHWATDGDEACEIVRDICLARNAKSVIKGKSMVSEEMELNHYLEEQGIEALESDLGEYIVQLADETPSHIIMPAIHKNTEEISQLLHDKTGTDLSHDVEYLTANARLQLREKFMNADVGVSGVNFAVAETGTLCLVENEGNGRMTTTVPPCHIAVTGIEKVVPNLEDVTALLALLTRSATGQHITTYFNMISGPRKADELDGPEEVHVVLVDNGRSTIYQDDELLDTLRCIRCGACMNHCPVYTRVGGHAYGTTYPGPIGAILMPHMVGLDEGRHLPTASSLCGACGEVCPVKIPIPDLLVRLRQESVDGDTVHPAKVAGHGAKRSTVEAMIWKGWSWMHARPGIYRLGTALGARFRKLQPGKIGGWTQYRTAPKLAAKTLHERMKERSQ; encoded by the coding sequence ATGAGCGAAACAGCACAGCACTCGGCCCACCACATCGATGTAAAGGAATTCCACCCGCGCGCCCGGGCGGCCATCCACAACCCGCAGATTCGCCAGAACTTCCGCAAGGCGATGGACGGGCTGATGACCAAGCGCAAGTCCGCGTTCGAGGGCTGGGACCTGGAGACCCTGCGGGATCTGGGGGCCAATATCCGCCTGCGGGCGCTGGCCAACCTGCCGGATTTGCTGGAGCAACTGGAACAGAAACTGACCGAGAACGGCATTACCGTGCACTGGGCCACCGATGGCGATGAGGCCTGTGAGATTGTGCGGGACATTTGTCTGGCCCGGAACGCCAAGAGCGTGATCAAGGGCAAGTCCATGGTCTCCGAGGAAATGGAACTGAACCATTACCTGGAAGAACAGGGCATTGAAGCCCTGGAATCGGATCTGGGCGAGTACATCGTGCAGCTTGCTGACGAAACGCCGTCTCACATCATCATGCCGGCGATTCACAAGAACACCGAAGAGATTTCCCAGCTACTGCATGACAAGACCGGCACCGATCTGTCCCACGATGTGGAATACCTGACCGCCAACGCCCGTTTGCAGTTGCGCGAGAAATTCATGAATGCGGATGTGGGCGTCTCCGGCGTGAACTTCGCCGTTGCCGAAACCGGCACCCTGTGCCTGGTGGAGAACGAGGGCAACGGCCGCATGACCACCACTGTGCCGCCCTGCCACATTGCCGTGACCGGCATCGAGAAGGTGGTACCCAACCTGGAGGACGTGACCGCCCTGCTGGCTCTGCTGACCCGCTCGGCCACCGGCCAGCACATCACCACCTATTTCAACATGATTTCCGGCCCCCGCAAGGCTGATGAGCTGGACGGACCGGAAGAGGTCCATGTGGTGCTGGTGGACAATGGCCGCTCCACCATCTACCAGGACGACGAACTGCTGGACACCCTGCGCTGCATCCGTTGCGGTGCCTGCATGAACCATTGCCCGGTCTATACCCGTGTGGGTGGCCATGCCTACGGTACCACCTACCCCGGCCCCATCGGCGCGATCCTGATGCCCCACATGGTAGGCCTGGACGAAGGGCGGCACCTGCCCACGGCTTCCAGCCTTTGCGGCGCCTGTGGCGAAGTCTGCCCGGTGAAGATTCCCATCCCGGACCTGCTGGTGCGCCTGCGCCAGGAATCCGTGGACGGTGATACGGTGCACCCCGCAAAGGTTGCCGGCCATGGCGCCAAGCGCAGCACCGTGGAAGCCATGATCTGGAAAGGCTGGAGCTGGATGCATGCCCGGCCAGGGATCTACCGGCTCGGCACCGCCCTGGGCGCACGCTTTCGCAAACTGCAGCCGGGTAAGATCGGCGGCTGGACACAATACCGCACGGCTCCGAAGCTGGCCGCAAAAACCCTCCACGAACGGATGAAGGAGCGCAGCCAGTGA